One genomic segment of Caballeronia sp. TF1N1 includes these proteins:
- a CDS encoding RusA family crossover junction endodeoxyribonuclease: protein MSILSMGVIAFTILGECASKANSRAIVMRRSRTATGELRARLASIKSDKALAFERSALQQIPASRRLRLEGPVRITLKLFYASERPDLDEALVLDVLQDRWAYVRRNGVRVRERVQDGVYRNDRQVREKHVYHGIDRTHPRVEIVIESLTAPSYARLTGLQIGRLLRESR, encoded by the coding sequence GTGAGCATCTTGAGCATGGGTGTCATTGCCTTCACGATCCTCGGCGAATGCGCGAGCAAAGCAAACAGCCGGGCGATCGTCATGCGCCGTTCGCGTACAGCGACGGGCGAATTGCGCGCGCGGCTGGCGTCGATTAAGTCGGACAAGGCGCTCGCGTTCGAACGCTCGGCGCTGCAGCAGATCCCGGCTTCACGCCGGTTACGTCTCGAAGGACCGGTGCGCATCACGCTGAAGCTCTTCTACGCCAGCGAGCGGCCCGATCTCGACGAGGCGCTCGTGCTTGATGTGCTGCAGGATCGTTGGGCATATGTGCGGCGCAACGGGGTGAGGGTGCGTGAGCGCGTGCAGGACGGCGTGTACCGCAATGACCGGCAAGTTCGCGAGAAGCACGTGTATCACGGCATTGATCGCACGCATCCGCGCGTCGAGATCGTTATCGAATCGCTGACCGCACCGTCCTACGCACGGCTAACTGGCCTGCAGATTGGGCGCCTTTTAAGAGAGTCACGATGA
- a CDS encoding primase-helicase family protein, producing the protein MTDPFSRRPGRISAKDTNDSKSRFSYEDFYAYLPTHGYLHAPTREIWPVASVNAKLPPRERIKPSTWLDQHRAVVQLVWVPGEPQLVHDRVMIVSGWQQHAGVSVYNLYTPPAVLPGDALRAKPWLDHLTHLYSDDFDHLADWLAHTVQYPGVKINHALMLGGAPGIGKDTLLEPVRTAVGAHNFADINPRIMQGRFNGWVRNIIVRVSEVRDLGEIDRFAFYEHCKPLLAAPPDVVRVDEKNLREYYVANACGVIFTTNHLTDGLYLPADDRRHYVAWSEATAADFNEDYWHGLWSWYDEGGLGHVAAWLRTRELSGFDPKAPPPHTPAFWTMVQAGDAPERGEMRDLVELLGSPPALTLDDLISGAMRHNMRSVEGELADRHNRRAIPHQMERTGYTPVRNPDADDGLFRVAGRRVVVYALRALTFAEQVRVARERMKAGSLP; encoded by the coding sequence ATGACTGATCCGTTTTCACGCCGCCCTGGCCGGATAAGTGCAAAGGACACCAACGACTCTAAGTCTCGTTTCAGTTACGAGGACTTCTACGCTTATCTTCCCACACACGGTTATCTGCATGCGCCGACGCGCGAGATCTGGCCTGTCGCCAGCGTGAATGCGAAACTGCCGCCGCGCGAGCGTATTAAGCCCTCGACCTGGCTGGACCAACACCGCGCCGTCGTGCAGCTCGTCTGGGTGCCGGGCGAACCGCAGCTTGTGCATGACCGTGTGATGATCGTGTCTGGCTGGCAGCAGCACGCGGGTGTGAGTGTCTACAATCTGTACACGCCACCCGCCGTGCTGCCTGGTGACGCGCTGCGCGCGAAACCCTGGCTCGATCATCTCACGCACCTTTATTCCGATGACTTTGATCACCTTGCCGACTGGCTCGCACATACGGTGCAGTACCCGGGCGTCAAAATTAACCACGCGCTCATGCTCGGCGGCGCGCCCGGCATCGGCAAAGACACGCTGCTGGAGCCGGTGCGCACGGCCGTGGGCGCGCACAATTTCGCCGACATCAATCCGCGCATCATGCAGGGTCGCTTCAACGGCTGGGTGCGCAACATCATCGTGCGCGTATCTGAAGTGCGCGACCTCGGTGAGATCGACCGCTTCGCATTTTACGAACACTGCAAGCCACTGCTGGCCGCGCCGCCGGACGTGGTGCGTGTCGATGAGAAGAATCTGCGCGAGTACTATGTCGCCAACGCCTGCGGTGTCATCTTTACCACCAACCATCTCACTGACGGCCTATACCTACCCGCCGATGATCGTCGCCACTATGTCGCTTGGAGCGAGGCGACGGCGGCCGACTTCAACGAGGACTACTGGCATGGGCTATGGTCCTGGTACGACGAAGGCGGGCTTGGCCACGTCGCCGCATGGCTGCGCACGCGCGAGCTCTCCGGCTTTGACCCGAAAGCGCCGCCTCCGCATACGCCCGCGTTCTGGACCATGGTGCAGGCAGGCGACGCGCCCGAACGCGGTGAAATGCGTGACCTCGTCGAACTGCTCGGCAGCCCGCCCGCGTTGACGCTTGACGATCTCATCTCGGGGGCCATGCGCCACAACATGCGCTCGGTGGAGGGGGAGTTGGCCGACCGCCACAATCGCCGCGCCATTCCGCATCAGATGGAGCGTACCGGCTATACGCCAGTACGTAATCCCGATGCTGACGACGGACTTTTCCGCGTGGCAGGACGGCGCGTCGTGGTCTACGCGCTGCGTGCACTCACCTTCGCTGAGCAGGTGCGCGTCGCTCGCGAGCGGATGAAAGCAGGCAGCCTGCCCTAA